The Paenibacillus sp. G2S3 region AGCGCGCCTTGCTGCAAGCTTTGGTTATGAATCAGGACTGCTCAGTATGGGAGGCTTGCAAGACTTAAGCGAGGAAGAACTGCTGGAACGAACACGCAGAGTGGCGGATGTGATTCCGGTATTTGGTTTCTACCTTCAGCCATCGGTGGGAGGACGGATTTTAAGCTTTGATTTTTGGAAGGCATTTGCTGAAATAGAAGGCGTAATCGCCATCAAAATGGCACCGTTCAATCGTTATCAAACGCTGGATGTAGTCAGAGCCGTACTTGAATCCAGCCGCCGCGAAGAAATTGCCCTTTATACAGGAAATGATGATAATATTATCAGCGATCTGCTCACGACCTTCCGATTTAAGGTGAACGGCAAGACCGTTGAGAAAAAAATAGTCGGCGGCCTACTTGGCCACTGGGCGGTCTGGACGAGCAAAGCAGTGCAGCTGCTTAATGAGATTAAAAAGGTCAGAAATGAACCCTCGCTGGCATCCAATTGGTTGACGCTTGGGGCTGAAGTGACGGATAGCAATGCGGCGATATTTGATCCCGCGCATCATTTTCATGGCTGTATTCCGGGTATTCATGAGGTGCTTCGCCAACAAGGATTGCTTGAAGGCTTATGGTGTCTAAATCCGGAGGAACGATTATCCCCGGGGCAAGTAGAGGAAATCAACAGAGTGCGCAGAGACTATCCCCAGCTGGTGGATGATGAATTTGTGGCATCGCATTTGGAAGAGTGGCTGCAATAACACGTAGTTGTGTAAAAGTTAAGGAGGGCGCACTTTCGACTAGTGCGTTCTTTCTTATCCAGAGTGCGATATCCTCCTCCTCATGATACAATAAGGGACAAGTTTATAAGGATGAGGTGACTTTAATTGAAGTATGATTTCGATCGCGTAATTGACCGCCGTAATACACGTTCTTACAAGTGGGACCAGTCCGAGAAGTTGTTTGGTGAGAAGGATATTATGCCACTTTGGGTGGCAGACATGGATTTTGAAAGTCCTCCCGCAGTGAAGGAAGCGATTCTGCGCCGCGCAGAACAAGGGGTTTACGGATATAGTGTACCTAGTGACTCTTATAAAGAAGCTATCACGTCGTGGTTCAGAAGACGGCATGATTGGGAAATTAAACCGGAATGGATTTCGGATTCTCCCGGAATCGTAACCTCCTTAAGTTTTTCTGTAGAGCTGTTTACCGAGCCAGGGGACGAGGTTATTTTACAGTCGCCAGTTTACTATCCCTTCTATGATGTCATCCAAATGAATGATCGCAAGGTCGCCAAGAATCCGCTTGTAGTTCGTAACGGACGCTTCGAAATGGATTATGAGCAATTGGAAGGGCTGATGCAAGGTGGAGCCAAGCTGCTGCTCTTATGCAGTCCGCATAATCCGGGTGGTAGAGTATGGGAAAGAGAAGAGCTGCTGAAGCTTGGTGAGCTCTGTCTGCGTTATGGAGTGACCGTAATCTCTGATGAGATTCATTGTGATTTGGCGCTTCCAGGTTATGAGCATATCCCTTTTGCATCCTTATCTGAGGAAATTGCGAATATTACAATAACCACACTTGCCGCGACCAAAACCTTCAATCTACCGGGGTTACAATCTTCTTTTATCGTGTCTTCCAATCCGGAATTGAAGCTTAAATTTGATCGAAAAATGAAAGCCTTGAGTTTACATATGGCTAGCTTCTTCGCCCAAGGTGCAGTAGAAGCTGCCTATAATGATGGTGAAGAATGGTTGGATGAGCTTTTAGAGTACGTGTCAGGCAATGTGGACTATGCGATTAGCTATTTGTCGGAGCATTTACCACAGGTCCAAGTGATGCAGCCACAAGGCACATACCTGCTATGGGTTGACTGCCGCGGTCTGAATCTGGATATTGATGGACTTAAACAGCTGATGTACAAAGAGGCTAAAGTTGCTTTTAATGAAGGCTCTGTCTTTGGAACTGAGGGACAAGGTCATCTGCGGATCAATCTAGCTTGTCCTAGATCTATTCTAGTTGAAGCGTTAGAACGCTTTAGTCGAGCGGCTGTAGCTTATACTGCGAAATAAAAGGTATGCCTGAAGCTTGATGATTCCTTCTAAGGGGATCGTCGAGCTTCTTTATTTTGCAAAAAGGTAAAAAGAATAATAAAATGGAGTCCATTACGTCAAGCAGGAGGACTTCAAATGAAATGGGTAGCTCAGCTTCCGTATTATAAGATACAGCGAGAAATTAAGGATGGAGAACAACGAAGTTTTCCATGTAATAGGCAAATGTATCTCTACAAAGATAGAGTCGTGACTCGTCATCGTGAATTTCCAATAAAAGATATTTTAGATATGTCCTATCGCTCAATGGGAGGTTCAGAGGGGATGTTCTATTTGTACACGAGTAAGGGTGTATATTCTTATTTGGTAGAGTGTGATCCTGAAAGCTTTATTAATACTTTTAAAGAACAGCAAATGAATAAAATTGAGCGTACTGGTAGGCCGTGATATGATAATCCATAAGACATTGCAGGGTGGGAGAGAACATAAATGAGAAAAACACGAATTATTATTGATGCAGACACAGGTATTGACGACGCACTGGCGATTCTATATGCCTTACGCGCTCCAAACGTAATTGTAGAAGGAATTACAACTGTTTTTGGAAATATTGATGTCGAAAAGGCGGCGGACAATTCACTGCGACTGATTGAGCTTGCTAAGCCCGGCTATGAGATTCCTGTAGCGATCGGAGCATCCAAGGCACTCGTTCGTGAGAGCTCAGGCTACGCCACTCATGTGCATGGTGAGAATGGTATCGGTAATGTGGAAATTGCTCCATCCAGCCAGCGTCCCATTAGCGAAACTGCACCTGAGTTTATTGTCCGGATGGCCAATGAGAATCCCGGAGAGATTGTATTAGTTACACTGGCACATCTAACCAACCTTTCGATGGCGCTTGATATGGACCCTGGTATTAAGAATACTTTGAAAAAAGTAGTGGTGATGGGCGGTACGATCTTCAATCCCGGCAATAGAACACCGGTTGCGGAAGCGAATATTGCTGGAGATCCAGAAGCTGCTGATCATGTATTTACATCTGGACTTCCCATTATGATGGTGGGGCTAGACGTTACGCTTAAGACGCGGATCACCCAAGAGCATATCGATTTATTAAACCGTTTTGGACGTGAAGAGAATAAAGCGATCATTTCGTTTATGGAACAATCGCTCACTCATTATTTTAATTTCTATCGTGAAGCGAACTTTTTGATTAACAGTGCACCGCTGCATGATCCACTCGCGCTTATGGTTGCGCTGCAACCAGATCTAGTAACCTATAAAGAGATGAATGTTCGTGTGGAGCACAAAGGTGAGTTTACATCAGGAATGGTCGTAGCGGATTTGCGGGCTCAGCCAAAAGTGGGTAAACCCATACAAGTTGCTGTGGATGTAGATGTTGAACGAGCAGTGGGAACCTTTTTGAGTGTGTTTATGTAGTTAATCGATCTTTTCTAATATGAAAAATAATCTCGAAGCTCATAGATGACAATCTATTAATTTTACAATTGGATAATCTTTGGTAAAATGGTAGAAGACATATAAAGAGTTTAATAGATTACACTTCATATCATGGAAGATGGGAGACTTAACAGTCATGAACAAACGGATTGGTAAATTAGTCTTATGTCTGGCGATTTCGCTAGGCGGCACCACAGCTTTATTCCACAATACTTCACAAGCAGCCTCCGCAGGGGGAGTTAGTATTGTGCTGGATGGTTATGCACTACCGTTTCCAGTAGAGCCTGTTGTGATGAACGGAACAACGATGGTTCCATTCCGGGCGATATCTGAAGCGCTGGGAATCAATGTAGAGTGGAATCAAGCGCTTAAGAAAATTACCGCGACCAAGACGGATACAGCGGGCACTAAAGTGGTAACGTTGACCCTTGGTAGCAAAAATGCAGGCGTAAACGGCGAAATTGTGAAGCTAGGGGTTGCCCCGCAAACGATCCGTAATAACACGATGATTCCGCTCAGCTTCTTCGGACAGCAGTTTGGTGCGGGCGTAGCTTGGGATCAAGCGACGAAGACGGTATCGATCACCTCACCGAAGACGGATATGTACAAGCTGGGTTTCTATGCGCTTAGCTCATACAGTGAAATTTCGTTACTTCCTAGCTTTGATGCTGTAGCTTTTGGGTGGAGCGGGATTGATAAGAGTGGACAATTCACCACGACAGGTACTGACTTTAGATGGCCTCAAGCAGCTGGAGATGTAACCCCAGAGTCTATTATCTCGAATGCAGCAGCAGGTGGCACAGCACCTTATCTGATGGTCTTTTCTGGTGATACTGCATCCGAGCTGACAAAGAACCTGGAAGATAAAGTGCTTCAAGAGCAGACGATTTCAGGAATCGTTGATCTGGCTACACAAAAGGGATTCCAAGGCATCACGCTGGATCTCGAGGGACTGGGTCTAACGGGAGATAAAGCAAAGGTGCAAGCCGATTATAATGCTTTTGTGAAGAATCTGTCTCAAAAAGTACATGCAGCAGGTCTTAAGCTCACGGTTATTCTTCATCCATTAAACAGCTCTTATAAAGGTTATGATTACAAGACGCTAGGCAGCCTGGCTGACGATTTGGTCATTATGGCATATGATTATTTGCAAGAGAAAAAAGTTCCAGAGCCGATGAGTTTAGTTGATGAAGGCATCCGGCTTGCACTTCAGCAAGTGAGTAAGGATAAGCTGATTCTCGGCATTTCCGTTTATAGTGAAAATGAAACTTCAGTAAATTCCAAGGTTGGGCTTGCCAAACGTTATGGTCTTAAAGGGATTGCGATCTGGCGTGTGGGCTTGATTGGACAGCCTGTCTGGAATGAGATGGGCAAGTCGGTGGAGTTGTAGGGGATTTATGATACGTTATCAAAAGAAAAGGGCTGCCATTTGGCAGCCTTTTTTCTTGAAAAGAAAAAAATTATATGCTTGCGCAATAAATTATCCTTATCTTTCTCACATAAAGCTAGTATGTAATGGATAGGTGGCATAAATGATCTTTCTCTTACGGAGGGGGATATGCCTATTCATACGTACCATTCTCTATGGACTCGATGGTAGTGAACATCCGTGAGTATACATCTTTAATGTTGGGTTCATTTACTTTGCCGTTGTAAAGTCCGTATCCCCAAGTTTTATATGTTTCACCAGTTTGAAGATAGCAAGTAACATACATATCACTATTAAAATTTGTTAAAGATGAGTGCTCATACGATACATCTTCAAGAACAAACGGCATAAAAGATTTCGTAGCTCCAATAAAGAAGAAAGGAACATCTGCATTTGTATATACTTTAACAAACTTGTTGTCGTCCGCTTCTTTCAGATGCTCTTTCGTAATCACTACGGCATCATATTGGGAGGAGAGCTTTGTATAATCTGCTAATTCATCAAAGGAAATACTTGTGAAGTGCACATGTTCTTCTCTTATTTTAGGGACCTCACGAACAACACCTATAAATAAGCTTTTCCCTGAGTACAGCGGTGTATCAACCGTATCGGCATTAGATGTACAGCCTGTAACAAAAATGACGATTAAAATAATGAGTGCGTTTAGGATGATTTTCCTCATCTTTTGATTCCTTTCAAGCGTTCTGCATGAGTTGTATCTGCTTACAATAAAGTATTATAGTGGAAATTATTGGTGCAGACCAGTAAATGGGTCATGGACCTCGAAAGAAGCCTGATTCAGAGGAGGGTTATGTTGCATCCAATTACTGCAATAGAAATCATATTTTCGGTTGTTTTTGTCCTCATTATATTTGGAGTAGCCTTGTTTTTACCCCGTAAGATTAGGAAGTCTGGTTTAATTATAGTATCTTCAATAACTGTATTTTTGCTATTATCGTTCGCTATTCGCCCCTACTGGATTGATTATCAAGTATCCCGAAAAACAGAACAACTCAATCACTATTTGGAGGAGAAATACCCTAATCAAGAATGGGAAATTAGTCGACAAGAAGGTAGACAATATAATCCTTATCATTTACAAGTTAGATTTAAAAACGAAGAAGGTTGGATTTATATTTATTCAGTCATAAATGAGAAGAAAATTCACCAGAGTGTGTGGATACCATCAGGTGGCAACTCTTTCGAAGAAGGAAAGCATTACGAAAAATGAGATCAGCTGAGTAGTGACGAAGTTACGTCCGAAAGCTGATGACGTGGATTTCTTAAACACACTTCGACTGTTATAAACCTCACATTAACCTAAGCCATATACCTTTATAATCTCTAAGGTTGAACCCTTGAACCAAAATCATTTTTTTCAGGAGGACTTTAGCGTATGAGATATAAAGCATTGGAATTAGACAAACCGCTTACTTATGAGCTGGAAGGCTTAGAAATAGGAGTCACCTCGAACTGTAATTTCCGCTGCGATTATTGTTGTGCATATAATAGAAATGATGGACAAAGCATCAAAGCTAAAGAGGTTATCCGAATTCTTGAAGAGCTTCCTGGTCTGAAAAGAGTACGCTTGTCAGGTGGCGAGGTCACTTTAAAGTTTGATGACTGTGTGGAGGTTGTAAGCTACTGCTCATCCAGAGGGATTCAGACGCAGCTTAACTCCAACGGCAGTCTTTTAAATGCTGAACGAATTGATCAGCTGGTCGCGGCAGGACTAACGACGATACATATTTCCTTCAATTTTACTACTGCGGACGCTTTCTCTCGTTATTATAATATTCATCCAAGCATCTATGAAAAAATAAGAGACAACATTACTTTGTTCGCGGCCACAAGTGTAGATACGGTGCTGGAGACGCTGTTGTTCAGCGAAACTCAGGATAACATGAAGGAAATCAGCGATCATGTCTACGCGATGGGTGTTAGAACACATGAGATTCAGAACAGTATTATCATGGATCATACAGGCTGGAAGTCTATAGCTGCCCGCGAACAATTAAAGAATGCCGTGAGTGAACTGATCGCTATGAAAAAAGAAGACACGATCTTGTATTTTACTTGCATGGACCGTTTTATGGATGCGCTTGGTTTTGAAGAGCAGCCGGGTGTTTATTTTCCACACTGCATAGAGGGTAAGAAACAGCTTCATTTACATGGAAATGGGGACATTCTGATCTCTGAATTATGTCATCCCGTTTTTATTGGCAATATTTATCAGGGAACCTCACTAAAGGATCTGTACATTAACATGCCAGCGCCATTGGCTCAGTTCCTGGATAAGCTGCCATGCCCAGCGCTGGATGCATTGTTTCCACAAGGGGTTTAAATCGTTAAGTATTTTCTATAAAAATTACTACTAGGAGCCAATTTAAATAATTGGTTCCTTTTTGTGTAGTAGATTTATGGAAAGTCCTGTATGATTTCTGTAAGCTTATAGAGACTGCTACAACTTAAAATAACGGATAAGGAATGTATGACATCCATACATAAGGTGTGCGACACATGCTTACGAATATAAGAAATGGACTCATCAAATCTAATGTAGTTCTCGAAAAAATCATGCCAATATTAACACCTACTGCCATCGTGGTTGGCGTGCTTAATGAAAGCAGACTACTGCCGTTCACATGGCTAGTTCCTTGGATATTCGCCTTCATGACATTGATCGGAAGTTTGAAGTCCAATCTCAAAGATCTGCTGGGCGTACTGTTGAAACCACAAAAGTTGATAGTGTTGCTGATTATTCTCCATATCGTGATGCCGCTCATTGGTTGGCTCGTTGCAAGTGCTGTTTTTCCGGGAGATCCCTACACAGTGACTGGATTTGTACTGCTATTTGCGATCCCTACAGGTGTTGTTAGTGTGGTGTGGGTATCTATATACGGCGGGAATATTGCACTGACTTTGGCACTTATTCTGATCGATACGCTCTTGTCACCGATTGTTGTTCCGGGTACCTTGTATTTGCTCATGGGAGCGAGTGTGGAAATTCAGCTAGGGGAAATGATGAAAGGTCTTCTATGGATGATTGTGATTCCTTCGGTGGTCGGGATGCTTCTGAATCAATGGACAAAAGGAAAGGTGAATACGGTATGTGGACCACCGCTTTCCCCATTTGTAAAGGTTGGCTTGTTCATGGTCGTTTCCATTAATGGTGCTAGCATTGCACGATATCTGAAACACCCGGATAGTAAATTAGCGATTATTATTGGAGTAACCTTTATAACCGTAGTTCTTGGATATGTAATCGGGGCAATGGTATCACACCGCTTCCACTTTAGCTATGAAGATTCTGTGGCCGTTCAATTTAATTCCGGTATGCGTAATTTAAGCGCGGGAGCAGTACTCGCAGTAAAATATTTCCCTCCAGCAGTTGCGCTCCCTGTGATTTCAGGAATGTTATTCCAGCAAATTCTTGCTGCAATGTCTGGTCTGTTTTTACGTAGCAGAACTAAACAACCCATAACTGATGGTGCAATAACGCAAGTTACTCCTTCATCCCAGTCAGAACCGCCTATTTCATCATAATAATAAAACAGGTCTTATTGACTATTCTATAAAAGATGTCCGAACTAGAAGAACTAGATTTTTCTACATTTATATGCAAAAATTCGACATTTTTTGATATTTTCCGTATTTTCACTTAGACGATATTCACTAATTTACCATCATATCCGATAGTAGTTGTATTATTTACAATT contains the following coding sequences:
- a CDS encoding radical SAM protein; translated protein: MRYKALELDKPLTYELEGLEIGVTSNCNFRCDYCCAYNRNDGQSIKAKEVIRILEELPGLKRVRLSGGEVTLKFDDCVEVVSYCSSRGIQTQLNSNGSLLNAERIDQLVAAGLTTIHISFNFTTADAFSRYYNIHPSIYEKIRDNITLFAATSVDTVLETLLFSETQDNMKEISDHVYAMGVRTHEIQNSIIMDHTGWKSIAAREQLKNAVSELIAMKKEDTILYFTCMDRFMDALGFEEQPGVYFPHCIEGKKQLHLHGNGDILISELCHPVFIGNIYQGTSLKDLYINMPAPLAQFLDKLPCPALDALFPQGV
- a CDS encoding nucleoside hydrolase, which gives rise to MRKTRIIIDADTGIDDALAILYALRAPNVIVEGITTVFGNIDVEKAADNSLRLIELAKPGYEIPVAIGASKALVRESSGYATHVHGENGIGNVEIAPSSQRPISETAPEFIVRMANENPGEIVLVTLAHLTNLSMALDMDPGIKNTLKKVVVMGGTIFNPGNRTPVAEANIAGDPEAADHVFTSGLPIMMVGLDVTLKTRITQEHIDLLNRFGREENKAIISFMEQSLTHYFNFYREANFLINSAPLHDPLALMVALQPDLVTYKEMNVRVEHKGEFTSGMVVADLRAQPKVGKPIQVAVDVDVERAVGTFLSVFM
- a CDS encoding stalk domain-containing protein — encoded protein: MNKRIGKLVLCLAISLGGTTALFHNTSQAASAGGVSIVLDGYALPFPVEPVVMNGTTMVPFRAISEALGINVEWNQALKKITATKTDTAGTKVVTLTLGSKNAGVNGEIVKLGVAPQTIRNNTMIPLSFFGQQFGAGVAWDQATKTVSITSPKTDMYKLGFYALSSYSEISLLPSFDAVAFGWSGIDKSGQFTTTGTDFRWPQAAGDVTPESIISNAAAGGTAPYLMVFSGDTASELTKNLEDKVLQEQTISGIVDLATQKGFQGITLDLEGLGLTGDKAKVQADYNAFVKNLSQKVHAAGLKLTVILHPLNSSYKGYDYKTLGSLADDLVIMAYDYLQEKKVPEPMSLVDEGIRLALQQVSKDKLILGISVYSENETSVNSKVGLAKRYGLKGIAIWRVGLIGQPVWNEMGKSVEL
- a CDS encoding MalY/PatB family protein → MKYDFDRVIDRRNTRSYKWDQSEKLFGEKDIMPLWVADMDFESPPAVKEAILRRAEQGVYGYSVPSDSYKEAITSWFRRRHDWEIKPEWISDSPGIVTSLSFSVELFTEPGDEVILQSPVYYPFYDVIQMNDRKVAKNPLVVRNGRFEMDYEQLEGLMQGGAKLLLLCSPHNPGGRVWEREELLKLGELCLRYGVTVISDEIHCDLALPGYEHIPFASLSEEIANITITTLAATKTFNLPGLQSSFIVSSNPELKLKFDRKMKALSLHMASFFAQGAVEAAYNDGEEWLDELLEYVSGNVDYAISYLSEHLPQVQVMQPQGTYLLWVDCRGLNLDIDGLKQLMYKEAKVAFNEGSVFGTEGQGHLRINLACPRSILVEALERFSRAAVAYTAK
- a CDS encoding bile acid:sodium symporter family protein, with product MLTNIRNGLIKSNVVLEKIMPILTPTAIVVGVLNESRLLPFTWLVPWIFAFMTLIGSLKSNLKDLLGVLLKPQKLIVLLIILHIVMPLIGWLVASAVFPGDPYTVTGFVLLFAIPTGVVSVVWVSIYGGNIALTLALILIDTLLSPIVVPGTLYLLMGASVEIQLGEMMKGLLWMIVIPSVVGMLLNQWTKGKVNTVCGPPLSPFVKVGLFMVVSINGASIARYLKHPDSKLAIIIGVTFITVVLGYVIGAMVSHRFHFSYEDSVAVQFNSGMRNLSAGAVLAVKYFPPAVALPVISGMLFQQILAAMSGLFLRSRTKQPITDGAITQVTPSSQSEPPISS
- a CDS encoding dihydrodipicolinate synthase family protein, whose protein sequence is MTLTRVPLTSELHAALHDGLAIPAHPLALTKERKLDERRQRALTRYYVASGAGGVAVAVHSTQFKIRNPEVGLLEPVLRLAAEEVERAQLDRPFMKVAGICGGTEQAVLEARLAASFGYESGLLSMGGLQDLSEEELLERTRRVADVIPVFGFYLQPSVGGRILSFDFWKAFAEIEGVIAIKMAPFNRYQTLDVVRAVLESSRREEIALYTGNDDNIISDLLTTFRFKVNGKTVEKKIVGGLLGHWAVWTSKAVQLLNEIKKVRNEPSLASNWLTLGAEVTDSNAAIFDPAHHFHGCIPGIHEVLRQQGLLEGLWCLNPEERLSPGQVEEINRVRRDYPQLVDDEFVASHLEEWLQ